The following proteins come from a genomic window of Ornithinimicrobium cryptoxanthini:
- a CDS encoding DUF3566 domain-containing protein, whose amino-acid sequence MSTTGQGTSAGAPRASTRPAGAGDETQKIRRPGTQTGQGTGMRDGAMARTAPRRDLSAAAARARGGSGSPGSSQARGPAPRSAPGRPVRRTGPRRVRLTLQRVDPWSVMKISFLVSVALGVATVIMVSVLWTVLNGMNVFSTVNDLIVEITTGENSASDFNLMDYIGFGRVVSLSVVIGVINVILLTALSTLTAFLYNVCTALVGGAQLTLSDE is encoded by the coding sequence GTGAGCACGACTGGGCAGGGCACCTCGGCGGGTGCACCCCGGGCGTCAACGCGCCCGGCCGGTGCAGGCGATGAGACCCAGAAGATCCGCCGCCCCGGCACCCAGACCGGACAGGGCACGGGGATGCGGGACGGCGCGATGGCGCGGACGGCACCCCGGCGTGACCTGAGCGCCGCAGCGGCCAGGGCGCGCGGGGGCAGTGGCTCCCCGGGCTCGTCCCAGGCGCGCGGCCCGGCCCCGCGCAGCGCCCCCGGGCGACCAGTGCGGCGCACCGGTCCGCGTCGGGTCCGCTTGACCCTGCAGCGGGTCGACCCGTGGTCGGTCATGAAGATCAGCTTCCTGGTCTCCGTCGCGCTGGGCGTGGCCACGGTGATCATGGTCTCCGTCCTCTGGACGGTCCTGAACGGCATGAACGTCTTCTCCACCGTCAACGACCTGATCGTGGAGATCACCACCGGTGAGAACTCCGCGAGCGACTTCAACCTGATGGACTACATCGGGTTCGGCCGGGTGGTGTCGCTGTCGGTGGTCATCGGCGTGATCAACGTGATCCTGCTGACGGCGCTCTCGACGCTCACGGCGTTCCTCTACAACGTCTGCACGGCGTTGGTCGGTGGGGCACAGCTGACCCTGTCGGACGAGTAG